The genomic DNA CTCTTTCTGAATGGGATTAAGGCTTCGGAGTAGTTTATCTACAAGTTGCGCCCTTATCTCGACTGGTAGCGAAACTGCTTCGTCAAAAAGTTCATTGGTCTTTATCATGTTTACCCCCACATAAATATTGTTTTATTTTAGCATATCATGTTTCACCGGTTGTAGATATATCTTTTGGCGTGGCATAACGCTGCGCGTCAGACATTGAATTACCACGTTTCATTACCCCATAACATACAGCCCCAAGGCATCCAACTCCATCTGCAATTCACCGGCAAACATCTCAATATCATTGGCCTGCACATAAAAATACAACCCCGGCCCATATCCTCCATAGCAGTTATTCCGCTGGTTTTGAATATCTATCCAGACCATTACGTCAAATAGGTTTGAAGGGTCAGAACTGCGAACGGACAGGTCTTATTATTATAAGTTCCCAGCAAAAAAACAACTCGATACCATCATCTGTTTACTGCTCTTTGAATACCTCAAACCCTTTCAGATAATCCTCAAACTCTATCGGAGATTCAATTCCGAGTTCTGCCAGATGGTCTATTGCCTCACTTATAGAAATATCAAGCTTCCCGGCAAGGGCTTCCAGTGAAAGTTTGCCATCCCTGTAATATTTGAACATGAGAAATTCCCACCCGTATTCAAGAAGCTCACGAGCTACAGTTGATTTATCTTTATGCTCAATTCTTGAGAGTTCTTCAAGTCTTTCAATGTCTCTATCTTTTAGTCTCATACTTATAACACCCATCAGTTTCCTCCTTTCAGACGTTTGGCAGCATCTTCAATTATTCTCTTACTGTAACGGCCATAGATTGATAGTCTTTCGAGCTTTTCAATGGCAATTGGAACTTCCAATTTATTGAAGGCTGTTAAATTCAAAAGAAAATGGATTGCAGTAGTAAATCTCTGACCCATCACTTTGCATGCCTTTATTGTTGGTCCATCATCTACAGCAATGGGACACTGAAGCATTATGGCAAGCCAGAGGGCTTCTGCCTCTCCGGCATCTATTCTGAAGTCTTGTTGAATTTTTTTAACCGCTCTTATATCTTTTCTCCTCTTTGTCTCTATCTTTTTTTCGTTTATAAGGGCAGAAATCAACAACGTATCCATGCCTTTTTTGGAAAGACATTCTGTCTTTACCTTTTCCGGAATAATAACATTTACCTCTTTGGTTATCTCCCTCAGAAGTTCTACCTTTGCAAGAAGTATTAGAGTAGATGCATCAAAGACAATCTGCATGTTTACAACATACTACAATCGTAATCTTTTAACAAGTTTTATACTCAGGTTTGTCAACCCAATTTAGAAAGGAGGAGAGGAGGAGGAGGGTCTTGAATTATTACTTTTTATTCCCCATTAAATGATAGGAGCAACCGGCAAGGCGTTTAGTAAGAAAATTTATGGAATATAATTTCTACTATCTCTTCTAATTCAAGCCCATCCGTATCAATAGATAAATCCGCCTCTGCATAAAATGGTTCACGGAAGGTCAGAAGTGTTTTTATTTTCTCAAGCGGGTCTTCTATGTTTAATAAAGGCCGATGTGTTTGTGAGCCTACCCTTTGGATGATTGTCTCAGGGGTTGCCTTGAGCCAGATTATAAGGCCGTTCTTTTTCAGATTGGCGATGTTGTCCTTATTAATTACTATTCCGCCGCCGGTTGATATGATGTGTCCTTGGAGATCGGAGAGTTCTCTTACAGTCTTTGCCTCAAGGTCCCTGAACCTTTCCTCGCCATCTTCACTGAAAATTGCTGATATGCTTTTCCCTTCATTCTTCTCTATCAGCGAATCAGTATCAATGAATTCATATCCTAGTCTTTTTGCAAGGAGCTTGCCGACTGCTGTTTTTCCGCTTCCCATAATACCGACTAAGACGATGTTTTTCCTCAAAAAAATTCCCTTCCTCTTCTCCCCTCCCGTCAAGGGAGGGGGGAAATATTGATTACTCTCCCCTTGAAGGGGAGGAATCTTTCTTTTCTAACTTCTTACCTCTCACTTCTTGCTTCTACCTTCAGCCTTCAGCCTGGTTTCTTACCTATACTTTCTTCACATACTCCATATACGCCAGATAATTCCTCTTCACTTCTTCTACTGAATCCCCGCCGAATTTTTCAAGGATTGCATTGGCCATCTCTATTGCTGTCATTGCCTCTCCTACTACGCTTGCGGCAGGAACGGCGCATATATCTGAGCGTTCGATTGATGCCTTAAAAGGTTTTTTTGTTTTTATGTCTACTGATTCAAGGGGTGCATAGAGCGTTGCAATCGGTTTCATGGCTGCCCTGAGAATTATATTTTCCCCGTTTGTAATTCCGCCCTCTATGCCTCCTGCCCGGTTGGTCTTTCTGTAAAATCTTTCAGCCTTTTTATCATAATATATGGGGTCATGAACTTCGGAGCCAGGCGTCCTTGCTGAATCAAAACCAAGCCCTACCTCAACACCTTTAATTGCCTGTATACTCATCAATGAATAGGCCAGCCTTGCATTTATCCGTTTGTCCCATTGGGAATAACTTCCAAGCCCAACCGGTGGATTTGTTATGATAACCTCGAAAATCCCTCCAACTGAATCTCCCTTTTTTCTGGCATTGTCAATCAGCTTTTTCATCTGTGTCTCAGCCTTTTTATCAATGCACCTGAGTTCAGAACTTTCTGCTATTTTCATGATAGCATTTGGAGGCAAGTCTTTTGGTTTTATCTTTATGTTTCCAAGCTCTACCACATGACTTATTATGTCTATCCCGAATAAATTAAGAAACTTTTTTGCAACCCCCCCTATTGCAACCCTCATGGCTGTCTCTCTTGCACTTGCCCTCTCAAGCACATTTCGTGTATCACTGTGAGAGTATTTTATAATTCCCTGGAGGTCGGCATGTCCGGGTCTTGGTTTTGTTTCAGCGTTCATAGAACCGGCTGATGTTGGGTCAGGAGACATCTTCTCAGACCAGTTTACCCAGTCCCTGTTTTTTATCAACAATCCAACAGGGCTTCCAAGTGTCTTTCCCCATCTAACACCGCATGTAATTTCAACTGAATCCTTCTCAATCCGCATCCTGCCGCCGCGTCCATAACCCATCTGTCTGCGGCTAAGGTCTTTATTTATATCATCCGCAGTCAGGTCCAAGCCTGATGGGATACCTTCTATTATCCCCATCAGGAGCTGCCCGTGGGATTCGCCGGCTGTAAGAAATCTAATCATCTAATACCTCAGATAGAAACAGGAATAATTTTAGGTGTGATGAATATCAGGAGTTCACTCTTGATGTTTGACTTCTGTGTGTTTCTGAATAGCCATCCCAGAAGCGGGATACGATACAATAATGGTACCCCGCCGACATTATCCACATCAGTGCTTTCAAATATTCCGCCGATTACTGTAGTCTCTCCATCTTTCACCAGAACCTCAGTAATGGCCTCTTTCTTGTTTATACTCGGAGTTCCCTCAACTACTAAAGAACCCTGCCTGTTTTTTGATATTTTAATGCTCATTGCAATGTGGCCGTCAGGGGTTACTTTTGGTGTAACTTTCAGTGTCATAGTAGCATCAATAAATTCTGTCTTTGTCCCTTCCTGTGATAAAGTTTTATAAGGAATTGCTTCACCCTGTTGTATCGTTGCCTCTTTGTTGTCCATAGTTGCAATCTTTGGTGCTGATAAAACCTTAGTTAAACCTTGTGATTCACCGGCAGACAATCTTATATCAAGGTTAAGAGAATCCGATTTACCGACAGTAAACCCAAGATTACCTTTTGGTCCTGCAAGACCTACAGCAGGCAGATTAACTGCAAAACCGGTGGCAGGTAAACCTATAGTTGAGCCGGATGGTCCGGAGATAATGCCTATATCGAAAGTACCTGGATTAGAATTATGAGCTACACCCCACTGAATACCGATGTCCCTTGCAAAGTTTGAGTCTGCCTGTACGATCCTCGCCTCAATCAATACCTGAGGAGTAGGGGTGTCAAGCATCTTCAGGAATTTCAATATCTCTTCATGCCTGTTTTTAATATCTTTAATAATAAGGGTATTCGTACGCTCATCAACCGTTACGTCTCCCCTTGGGCTGAGACTCCTTTTTACAGAATCGAGGATATCCTTTGCCTTTGCATAATTGACCGGGACGATCTTAGTCTCCATGTCCTCTGACCTGACCATTGCCTCCTTTGCCCTTGTCTCTTCATCCTGCCCCTGTGCTATGTTTGTCAGTGTGTCAATACGAAGGACATTGTCTTCATATACCTTCCCAAGGCCCTTTAATTTTAATACAACATCAAGGGCTTGGTCCCATGGTACCTCAGACATCCTGATTGTAAGCTTTCCCTTCACATTCTCACCGATTACCATGTTGAGTTTGCTTACCTCAGATAAGAGCCTAAGAACATTTATAATATCTGCATCCTGAAAATCGAGTGATACCTTCTTACCCGTAAATCTTGATGGAGTTGCAGACGAAGATGGAGGTTGTACCGGTGGTTGAGCCTTAACAGGAGCAGCCGCTGGAACAGGTAGATTAGTTGCCGGTGGTAAAGGAACTGATGCCGGCAGCGTAACAACTGCCGCAACTTTTGTAACAGTAGGAGGTGCGGCAACAGCAGGGGGATTTTTTGAAATCATGCTGACAGAAAAAGTCTTTTCTCCCTTATTAACATTGTATGTCACCTGTTCTTTAAGGTCAGCAACTATTCTAACTTTATGTTCAGGCGGGTTAGATTTGCCTACCCTGATCTGTGATATTAACTTGTTATCATCTACAGGCATGTTCTGAGAGATAATGGAATGATTGACATTCTTTACATCAATTACAAGCTTCTTATTTTCTACAATTGATGTCTCTGCATCAAATGGCCTGTCTGCTGTTACAATCAGTTCTGTCTTACCCTGCGATGAAACAACCTTAATATCTCTTATAAAATTGATATTGTCCGGACCGGATATTTCTTGCTGATCCTTTAATCCGGTATCAGCAGTCCCGATTAAAGACAATGCATCTCCAGAAGAGAAGTATCCCAAAGCTAAGACAATAAAAATATAAAAGAACACCTTTTTAAATCCGACATCAGACATATTCATCCACCACTCTCCTCTCTGCTGCGGAGACCCAAGACAGTCTTTTTAGAAACATTTTTTCCATAATAATCCGTATAACTTTCTTCAATTATTACAGAGTCACCTGTAATCTTCTTAACAACCCCGTTGTCCGGCCCGACCAATGTACCTTCCTTTATCACAAATCCCTTTCCATCAGGGGTCTCTATCATTGCAATGTAACCTTGCTGGCCCCATACAATACCTATCACCCTGAGTTCACTCAGGCTCCTCTGCTGGAGCGGCGTCAACCCTGCTTTCTTTTTTTCTTTGATGCCATATAGAAGAGATTTAAAAGGATCTCTCCTGCCGCGGTTATGATAACTATAAGCCTCCTTAGTATCTGTTCCTGCAGGCGAAAGAAGCGGATTCTCCGGTTGAGCAGGGAGAGGCTGATTTGAGACATTGCCTGAACGCTGTTTAGGTTGTTGCACAGGCGGTTTTCCTGCCTGTTCAGAACAGCCGTTTAAAGTCAGCAGTAAAATCAATATTACGATTACTCCCAATTTTCCCCTCATTTTATAACTGCTGTTTTTCCCTTATCTGTCTTTTCCTTATCAACAACAGCAAACGTTGTAGCAATAAATTTATTCTGTATGGCGGCCTTCCCTGCGGTGACTTTCACCCCCTCCATACTTACATTGCTTATATTCACTATCCGCGGCAGTTTGCTGACCCTGTCGAAGAATGTCCCCAACTCATGATAACCGCCTGATAACTCGACATCTACAGGGATTACTACATACAGCCCTGATGCATCATCTTTCCGTGGCCCTGGTTTCCATAATTTAACTTCAAGGCCTGATTCAACGCTCAGGTCGGAGATCTGTTTCAGGAGATTTGAGACCTCCTGTTCAGCAGGCAGTTGTGCCTGTAACTCCTTCAGTCTTGCCTGTAAAATCTGATTCTCAACTTTAAGCCGGTCAAGCCTCCTTAATTTAACCTCATTGATGGTTATCTGCCGGTTCAGGTCATCAACATTATTGCTCAGAATGTCAATCTGTCCCTTTTTGGGCATCACGATAAAGTATATAAACCCGCCTACAATAATTACAAACAAAAGTATTATTAAAAGAATCTTCTGAAAACGAGGCATATTTTCGAGTGAACTAAGATCCATTTTTATATCATTTCTTTTTATATTGAATCTATTTAAATTGTTTCTAGATTAACATTAAAAGTTAAACTAAAACTATACACAGGCACATTCGACTCTGTTATCTGTCGCGACTCTATAAGCTGTACGTTTGTAAATATTCCTGAACCCTTCAGATTATTAACATACTTTACTATGTCATCATTCGTCATTCCGGCACCTGTAAGATTCATGCCGCCTTCTCCCTCTTTAAGAGAAATTAACCAGACCCTATCCGGCAGCATACTACTGATTTCATCAAGTATATGAACAGGGCCTTTTTGGGTCTTTTTCAGCTTTTCTATTATCGCAATCTTTTCCTCATAAGACTTTTTATCCTTCTCGAAGTTCTCTACCTCTTTGACCTTTTCCTTCAGACCATTAAGTTTTACCTCAAGTGTCTGTTTGTCTTTTATAAGAGTTGTAATACTGCTGTTGAGCCTGTACCAGACTCCCCCTTCGATGAGTAAAACAACAACTACTGCAATTAATATTACAGTTATGTCAGGTTTAAACCCTACCTTTATTGTGAAGGGTTTCTTTACCTTTTTTCCCGGAAGAAGGTTTATTTTAATCATCTGTCATTTAACCTGCGTATGCCTAATCCCACTGCTACTGCTGCAAGCGGAGCCGCCTCAGCAATAAAGTTACTGTCCATTTCCGCCGGGATATTAATATGTTTGAATGGATTGACCTGCTCTATTGGAATACCGAGGTGTTCCTGCAAAAATGTATTTAAATTTTTCATCCTTGACGAACCGCCGCTCAGCATAAGTTTATCAATGTTCTCACTGCCGGATGATGTCTTGAAATAACCGAATGACCTCGTTATCTCACTTACGATTTCTGTGGACACGTTTTCAATAATTGTGTCTACTGCAAATGAATCAGCCCCTTCAACATTTTCTCCACGCTTTGCCTTTTCTGCATCCTCATAAGACAGGCCAAGCTCTTTTTGAATGGATTCCGTATATCTGTTGCCGCCGATAGAGACATCACGCATAAACGCAAACATCCCCTTTTGAAGTATATTTATGTTTGTAATACTTGCCCCGATGTTTATTAATGCAACAGTCTCAGCCTCTTTACGCTCCCCTTTACCTGCATAATTAATCTCATACATATTCTCAAGGGCAAATGAGTCAATGTCCACTATAACCGGTTTAAGGCCAGCCTCAATAACAAGGGAGGTGTACTCAGTTAGTTTGTCCTTCTTAACAGCGGCAAGTAACACATCAATCTGCGGTTTTCCATCAGGGTCAACAAAGCTGTTAAGTATCTGAAAGTCAATATCAACATCATTAATATCAAACGGGATATATTGTTCTGCCTCCCATTTTATGGATTCTGCCAGTTCATCTTCAGTCATCTGCGGAAGGCTGACCCTTTTAACAATAACCGCATGTCCTGATAATGATATTACAGCATCCTTTGCAGTTATTGCCTGTTCCTTTAATAAACCCTGTAGAGCCTCCACGCATCGCACCGAGTCCATAATAGTGCCGTCTACTATCATCTCAGGTTCCAGTGAGCACATCCCGAATTTTGACAGCCTGAACTGACCGTCTTCATCCTCAATCTGGATGACCTTTATTGAACTCGATCCTATATCAAGCCCGATTATTTCGGATTTCTTACGAAAAAACATATACTTTATCTTTTTCCCTTTGATTTAATAATGTTTTTTATCTCTGCAAGATTCTCGTCACTATATATACGCCAGTTTCTCCAGTCTCTCATAACATTGGTAATTTGTCCCTCACTCTCCCACCTGAAAAGTGTAGCCTTTGAAATATCAAATATCTCACAGACTTCCTGTGTATTGTATTTTTTGTTTTTTTTCATGCGCGGGATTAGAAGGTGTTAATACTATTTCATCGGATATATATTAACTATAGTTAATATACTTAATATATTTAATGGAGTCAATACGTTTAATGTAATAATATAAATATTATACTGCCTTTGCAAAGACCTTTACTTCCATACTCATATATCTTTTAACGGTAGCTCTGGCTGAAAAGAATTAGGCACTTATTCCCAGCGCCCTTTTCTAAAGGGGGGGACAGTTCAAAACAGACTCTCCTGAGTATCTGTAAAATCCTTTCCTCTTGATGACCCTGTCTTTTTATCTACAATAGTAAAGATATCAACATCTGATTTTTGTTTAAAGAATTCAATTCTAAGTGTGTCAAAATATAGTAATCTCCATGTCTCATTCTCAAAATGTTCCTTGAATAACGGCGATGTCATCTTCCTGATAAACTGGGCATCACGTTCCTCCGGCAGTACCATGAACTTATCAACATCTTTATTTACATTTGCCCCCCGCAGTAAGGCGCCTGTCATGTCAGTGATTGATTCAACCTCAAATACCGCCTTAATCTCCTGCCCCTTTATCCATAGAAGGTCAATGTTCTCGATCGTCTCCTGATTTACTGCATTATTAACCTTCAACTTCTTAACAGTCATATATTCCCTAAGGGGCTTACCTTTTGCAGCAGGCCCGCTGTCATTCTCATGCTGTTCCCGCTTACCTATCCATATATCGTACCCTTGTTTTTTGCCTATTAATGCAATAATCGTAAGCATTTCATTGTGCTGTTTTACACGCTGTTGAATCTCAGGCTTTAAGAGCCAGTATCCTCCGGAGACCTCTCTTGCATATATCTTCAGGGCATCTTTAATACTCGTAGAATCCGATGTGAGGGAGTTTGGAAACTCCGTGCTGACGGAATCCCACATCTCTGTAAATGTCACTTTCCCTTTCTGATTAAGCTTTCTGTAGACTGTCTGCTCTACCCTTTCTGTCAAAGGAATCTCATTAAGTCTTGGGACAATCGCAGTGTCTTTAAACCACCATAACATACCCTCAGCACCGCCTACTTTTGCAGGCAATAATATAAATTCTCTGTCAAGATGTCTTTTCAGTACAGTATTAATATCAAGCCCTGTACGGAGACTTCCAAAGAAACCGTTCCTTGCAAGCACAGGGTCTATATAATTTATAATAATCGTATACGGGGTAGGCTCCGCCCTTTCGGCAAGCAGTGCTATTGTTGTATCCGTCACGATATTTTCAAATCTGACCTCGTCTATTTCATCAGGCTGGATTACAGAAGGGTGGTCATAAAGTTTACAAAACCTTAAATAAAAATCCCCCTGAGCAGAACCAAAAGGATGGAGCAGTGATTTTGCAGACGGCCTTGCAAGCTCCTGATGGTGTATCTTCTGAAATTCAAAACCGGCAAATACACCCGCCCTTATTGTTGAATTACGAACTTTGAATGTGGGGTTATGGAATGTAACAGTAAGATAACGCCCATTGCGTAATATCTTAAACATCTTCTGGAAACTTGATGAAAGCAGTGAGTGATAGACGCTGAAATCCTTATGCTGACGTTCATTCCTGATAATCTCACTTGAAACCATATCATTTAGATAATCACCATTCCTCTTTAGCCACGCTGCCCACATATAAGTAAGCTCGCCGAATTGAATGGCTGCATCATAAGGAGGGTCAGTAAATATATAATCAACAGATCCATCAGGCATCTCCTGCATCAGATCAAGACATGAACCATTATAAATGAAAACATCCGCCTTCCCTGTGATTACCTGCTCATAAGAAGATGCAATCTTTATATTATTAAAGTATTTATTGGATTCAGCCTTCGCCTTTAATAGCCCCTGATGACCATTAATGGCACTATCAAACTTGTTCCACACATTTTGTTCCATATAAAAACCTGACGGATACCAGTAGCTGTGCTGTGTCCATGCTGAACTATAGGGTGTAAAATGTCCTGCCTCAGAGATCGGATTCATCTTTGAACAGAGATGACTCATCGAAGAAAACCCTATCTTTAAGAAATCCCTCAAACCCCTGTTCGGCTCTGCTTCTATGGCCTCCATAAGCCATGCAAGGGCCTGAAGATTCCTCTTGGTAAATAACTCATCAACTGATTCGTATTTTTGTTTCTCTTTAAAAGGCATGCCATCCGGATAATAGAGCGGGTTTGCCGGATACCATTCCTTAATCTTCTTTTTTTCTATCCTTTCGAGCAAGTCTTTATCATACCGCACAAGTTTGCAGTTTTTTTCCTGCCTGTCTCCACAGTGTGGACACGATTGATACCTGATTTCCCTGCATGCATTACCCTGCCAAATCGCACAGTCATAAACAATCTCCTTTTTACACTTCCGGCATACAGTAAGGTAGAGATTTTCAATCTTGTCCTTTACCTTTTCCTCTACCCTCTTGAATGCCTCATAAAGGGACTCTTCATTAACAGGCTTTATTGTGAGGCGGATAATCTCTGTTGAAATCGGGCTAAGGTCAGATACAATCGCCCTGCGGCCGTTTTTCAATGCCTCCATAGCAGTGATGCCGCTGCCTGCAAATGGGTCAAATACGATACCCCCTTCCGGGCAATATGTCCTTATAAACTCTCCCACTACATTCCATGTCTTTCTTGACCAGTATTTATGCCATAGATAAATGGCAGTGTGTGCAAGAGGCGGGATCTGGCGTTCTATATGTTTCTGTTGTTTAACTAAGGAGGAAGGAGAACCTTTACCACGTTCTACAGTCAATCTATTCCTTTTCATCCGAAAATCCCTTCCGGCGGGGTAAGAAAACCCCGCCTATCCATATCTACGAGGATAGGCGGGACTTTCTTGTCCCGCTGATTTTCATGCCCCTTTGTGAGCGCCCCGCTCATGAGGGTTCATCCGAAAATAACCCCATCCCCACCCTAACCCTCTCCCTGAGGGAGAGGGGGCTAAGTTTATTCCCTCCCCTTCAAGGGGAGGGTTAGGGTGGGGATGGGGTTATTTTCGGATGAATAAGGGATAAATGGCGTTCCAATATTGTAGTTAATAATACATATTTGTTCCGTTTATTTTCACTAAAAATTTATTATATTTACCTAAATCGGGCCTTTATCCAATTATTTCAATAAGTTACATATTCATAAACAACTTGGCAAGCCTTTTGAAATATATATTCTATAGAAAGGGGTATTTAATGGATAAAGAACGGCTTATAGTCATAGGAAACGGTATGGCAGGTGTTGCAACGGTTGAACAGGTTCTGACAAAGAGGCAGGATATGGAAATAACAATCTTTGGAAACGAACCTCATGTTAATTACAACCGAGTGCTCCTATCTTCTGTTCTTGCAGGAGAGATGCTGGAGGAAGAGATTATACTCAATAGTCGTGAATGGTATGAAAAGAATGGCATTACTTTACATAGCGGGGTCTCGGTATCAAAAATTGATGTTAAAGAAAAGACTTT from Nitrospirota bacterium includes the following:
- a CDS encoding PilN domain-containing protein is translated as MIKINLLPGKKVKKPFTIKVGFKPDITVILIAVVVVLLIEGGVWYRLNSSITTLIKDKQTLEVKLNGLKEKVKEVENFEKDKKSYEEKIAIIEKLKKTQKGPVHILDEISSMLPDRVWLISLKEGEGGMNLTGAGMTNDDIVKYVNNLKGSGIFTNVQLIESRQITESNVPVYSFSLTFNVNLETI
- a CDS encoding pilus assembly protein PilP; this translates as MGVIVILILLLTLNGCSEQAGKPPVQQPKQRSGNVSNQPLPAQPENPLLSPAGTDTKEAYSYHNRGRRDPFKSLLYGIKEKKKAGLTPLQQRSLSELRVIGIVWGQQGYIAMIETPDGKGFVIKEGTLVGPDNGVVKKITGDSVIIEESYTDYYGKNVSKKTVLGLRSREESGG
- a CDS encoding shikimate kinase, which gives rise to MGSGKTAVGKLLAKRLGYEFIDTDSLIEKNEGKSISAIFSEDGEERFRDLEAKTVRELSDLQGHIISTGGGIVINKDNIANLKKNGLIIWLKATPETIIQRVGSQTHRPLLNIEDPLEKIKTLLTFREPFYAEADLSIDTDGLELEEIVEIIFHKFSY
- the aroC gene encoding chorismate synthase yields the protein MIRFLTAGESHGQLLMGIIEGIPSGLDLTADDINKDLSRRQMGYGRGGRMRIEKDSVEITCGVRWGKTLGSPVGLLIKNRDWVNWSEKMSPDPTSAGSMNAETKPRPGHADLQGIIKYSHSDTRNVLERASARETAMRVAIGGVAKKFLNLFGIDIISHVVELGNIKIKPKDLPPNAIMKIAESSELRCIDKKAETQMKKLIDNARKKGDSVGGIFEVIITNPPVGLGSYSQWDKRINARLAYSLMSIQAIKGVEVGLGFDSARTPGSEVHDPIYYDKKAERFYRKTNRAGGIEGGITNGENIILRAAMKPIATLYAPLESVDIKTKKPFKASIERSDICAVPAASVVGEAMTAIEMANAILEKFGGDSVEEVKRNYLAYMEYVKKV
- the pilO gene encoding type 4a pilus biogenesis protein PilO, whose product is MDLSSLENMPRFQKILLIILLFVIIVGGFIYFIVMPKKGQIDILSNNVDDLNRQITINEVKLRRLDRLKVENQILQARLKELQAQLPAEQEVSNLLKQISDLSVESGLEVKLWKPGPRKDDASGLYVVIPVDVELSGGYHELGTFFDRVSKLPRIVNISNVSMEGVKVTAGKAAIQNKFIATTFAVVDKEKTDKGKTAVIK
- the pilM gene encoding type IV pilus assembly protein PilM; translated protein: MFFRKKSEIIGLDIGSSSIKVIQIEDEDGQFRLSKFGMCSLEPEMIVDGTIMDSVRCVEALQGLLKEQAITAKDAVISLSGHAVIVKRVSLPQMTEDELAESIKWEAEQYIPFDINDVDIDFQILNSFVDPDGKPQIDVLLAAVKKDKLTEYTSLVIEAGLKPVIVDIDSFALENMYEINYAGKGERKEAETVALINIGASITNINILQKGMFAFMRDVSIGGNRYTESIQKELGLSYEDAEKAKRGENVEGADSFAVDTIIENVSTEIVSEITRSFGYFKTSSGSENIDKLMLSGGSSRMKNLNTFLQEHLGIPIEQVNPFKHINIPAEMDSNFIAEAAPLAAVAVGLGIRRLNDR
- a CDS encoding DNA adenine methylase — its product is MKRNRLTVERGKGSPSSLVKQQKHIERQIPPLAHTAIYLWHKYWSRKTWNVVGEFIRTYCPEGGIVFDPFAGSGITAMEALKNGRRAIVSDLSPISTEIIRLTIKPVNEESLYEAFKRVEEKVKDKIENLYLTVCRKCKKEIVYDCAIWQGNACREIRYQSCPHCGDRQEKNCKLVRYDKDLLERIEKKKIKEWYPANPLYYPDGMPFKEKQKYESVDELFTKRNLQALAWLMEAIEAEPNRGLRDFLKIGFSSMSHLCSKMNPISEAGHFTPYSSAWTQHSYWYPSGFYMEQNVWNKFDSAINGHQGLLKAKAESNKYFNNIKIASSYEQVITGKADVFIYNGSCLDLMQEMPDGSVDYIFTDPPYDAAIQFGELTYMWAAWLKRNGDYLNDMVSSEIIRNERQHKDFSVYHSLLSSSFQKMFKILRNGRYLTVTFHNPTFKVRNSTIRAGVFAGFEFQKIHHQELARPSAKSLLHPFGSAQGDFYLRFCKLYDHPSVIQPDEIDEVRFENIVTDTTIALLAERAEPTPYTIIINYIDPVLARNGFFGSLRTGLDINTVLKRHLDREFILLPAKVGGAEGMLWWFKDTAIVPRLNEIPLTERVEQTVYRKLNQKGKVTFTEMWDSVSTEFPNSLTSDSTSIKDALKIYAREVSGGYWLLKPEIQQRVKQHNEMLTIIALIGKKQGYDIWIGKREQHENDSGPAAKGKPLREYMTVKKLKVNNAVNQETIENIDLLWIKGQEIKAVFEVESITDMTGALLRGANVNKDVDKFMVLPEERDAQFIRKMTSPLFKEHFENETWRLLYFDTLRIEFFKQKSDVDIFTIVDKKTGSSRGKDFTDTQESLF
- the pilQ gene encoding type IV pilus secretin PilQ is translated as MNMSDVGFKKVFFYIFIVLALGYFSSGDALSLIGTADTGLKDQQEISGPDNINFIRDIKVVSSQGKTELIVTADRPFDAETSIVENKKLVIDVKNVNHSIISQNMPVDDNKLISQIRVGKSNPPEHKVRIVADLKEQVTYNVNKGEKTFSVSMISKNPPAVAAPPTVTKVAAVVTLPASVPLPPATNLPVPAAAPVKAQPPVQPPSSSATPSRFTGKKVSLDFQDADIINVLRLLSEVSKLNMVIGENVKGKLTIRMSEVPWDQALDVVLKLKGLGKVYEDNVLRIDTLTNIAQGQDEETRAKEAMVRSEDMETKIVPVNYAKAKDILDSVKRSLSPRGDVTVDERTNTLIIKDIKNRHEEILKFLKMLDTPTPQVLIEARIVQADSNFARDIGIQWGVAHNSNPGTFDIGIISGPSGSTIGLPATGFAVNLPAVGLAGPKGNLGFTVGKSDSLNLDIRLSAGESQGLTKVLSAPKIATMDNKEATIQQGEAIPYKTLSQEGTKTEFIDATMTLKVTPKVTPDGHIAMSIKISKNRQGSLVVEGTPSINKKEAITEVLVKDGETTVIGGIFESTDVDNVGGVPLLYRIPLLGWLFRNTQKSNIKSELLIFITPKIIPVSI
- a CDS encoding MerR family transcriptional regulator: MKKNKKYNTQEVCEIFDISKATLFRWESEGQITNVMRDWRNWRIYSDENLAEIKNIIKSKGKR